In one window of Spiroplasma corruscae DNA:
- a CDS encoding Mbov_0401 family ICE element transposase-like protein, whose translation MKDYYVKNDSFPFLAFDQVNLFHLKKEDYLKRLREDIVSKFEDKDLEIKTSKWRKNQGYYADGTFKRRLLTSVGLIIFKKTRYKFIDPETKKWRRTFLVDDYLQIEKYSKWSHELKSHVINLLSQGSSKYADIDKAIPEARLHKSTISRFVKKLRLEAFNEEYLENHYNAPKKIEKYNTLYISIDDSYVNLKTNNKAAKYQVRVATLCLGKSDKPDSRNSTLIHKRVITWTKKCKSIANNFVNETIEDLNKYIKIFYGKTNFNYVICGDGANWIKSIASSFGGKIVLDKFHLVKEIAKIYPPKMYSQYNKQLFNCCINALTHGVNTLVDNYLIPLSKVDDDKIDKIKKLIRYIKNNKNGIESYKKDYYIGCFTESNIYHYVKAIANSKSYNFKVFHNLINLRLAYINNLDPIFLWKDYFVEAIENNMFNQYLPYKVIKTYGKEFNIPMLNNKSTSYKELIKVLQNKE comes from the coding sequence ATGAAAGACTATTATGTAAAAAATGATAGTTTTCCATTTTTGGCGTTTGACCAGGTAAACCTGTTTCACTTAAAAAAAGAAGACTATTTAAAAAGATTAAGAGAAGATATTGTCTCTAAATTTGAAGACAAAGATTTAGAAATTAAAACCTCTAAATGAAGAAAGAACCAAGGTTATTATGCTGACGGCACTTTTAAAAGAAGGTTACTAACTTCTGTTGGCTTAATTATATTTAAAAAAACAAGGTACAAATTTATAGATCCAGAAACTAAAAAATGAAGACGAACATTTTTGGTTGATGACTATTTACAAATAGAAAAATATAGCAAATGAAGTCACGAACTAAAAAGTCATGTCATAAATTTGTTATCTCAAGGTAGTAGCAAATATGCTGACATAGATAAAGCTATACCAGAAGCAAGACTTCATAAATCTACAATTTCCAGATTTGTTAAAAAACTAAGATTAGAAGCTTTTAATGAAGAATATTTAGAGAATCATTATAATGCTCCAAAAAAAATAGAGAAGTATAATACTTTATATATCTCTATCGATGACAGTTATGTAAATTTAAAAACAAATAATAAAGCAGCAAAATATCAAGTCAGAGTAGCTACTTTGTGTCTTGGTAAATCAGATAAACCAGACTCAAGAAATAGTACTCTTATCCATAAAAGAGTTATAACATGAACTAAAAAATGTAAATCAATAGCTAATAATTTTGTTAATGAAACAATTGAAGATTTAAACAAATATATAAAAATCTTTTATGGAAAGACAAATTTCAACTATGTAATTTGTGGGGATGGTGCAAATTGGATTAAATCAATAGCTAGTTCATTTGGTGGAAAGATTGTATTAGACAAATTTCACTTAGTAAAAGAAATAGCAAAAATTTATCCACCTAAAATGTATAGTCAATATAATAAACAATTATTTAACTGTTGTATAAATGCTTTAACTCATGGCGTAAATACCCTAGTCGATAATTATCTTATACCCTTGAGTAAAGTCGATGATGATAAAATAGATAAGATAAAAAAATTAATTAGATATATTAAAAACAATAAAAATGGGATAGAGTCTTACAAAAAAGACTACTATATTGGTTGTTTTACAGAGTCTAATATTTATCATTATGTTAAAGCTATCGCTAACTCAAAGTCCTATAATTTTAAGGTATTTCATAATTTGATAAATTTAAGGTTAGCATATATTAATAATCTAGATCCAATATTCTTGTGAAAAGACTATTTTGTAGAAGCTATTGAAAATAACATGTTTAATCAATATCTACCTTATAAGGTTATTAAAACTTATGGTAAAGAGTTTAATATACCTATGTTGAATAATAAGTCTACTTCTTATAAAGAATTAATAAAAGTTTTACAAAATAAAGAATAA
- the coaE gene encoding dephospho-CoA kinase (Dephospho-CoA kinase (CoaE) performs the final step in coenzyme A biosynthesis.) produces MIKILGLYGNIGSGKTTLINYLLSTDIGKYLHYISADLIGKSLLDENIVKLFIKNNFEHIIKDDTVDKSKLRDTLFNNPSSNKLYSNFIWPLISKEINNKISKISSKEVKIIIVEASVIDGLNINYNYKLLVCTKFISKKLQYKNIIKRDLNKTNYNQLKNIYRYQKKLNKQVKWDYKIKNNYKNIKLFFDRGYKIIKNLLIES; encoded by the coding sequence ATGATTAAAATATTAGGTCTTTATGGAAATATTGGTTCAGGAAAAACAACTTTAATAAATTATCTATTAAGTACAGATATAGGTAAATATTTACATTATATAAGTGCAGATTTAATAGGTAAAAGTTTATTGGATGAAAATATTGTCAAATTATTTATAAAAAATAATTTTGAACATATTATTAAAGATGATACTGTAGATAAAAGTAAATTAAGAGATACCCTTTTTAATAACCCTAGTTCTAATAAGTTATATAGTAACTTTATATGACCGCTTATTTCAAAAGAAATAAATAATAAAATCAGTAAAATTAGCTCTAAAGAAGTTAAGATTATTATTGTTGAAGCATCAGTTATTGATGGATTAAATATAAATTACAATTATAAATTATTAGTTTGCACAAAATTTATAAGTAAAAAATTACAATATAAAAATATAATAAAAAGAGATTTGAATAAGACAAATTATAATCAACTAAAAAATATATATAGATATCAAAAAAAGTTAAATAAACAAGTTAAATGAGATTATAAAATAAAAAATAATTATAAAAATATAAAATTATTTTTTGATAGGGGGTATAAGATAATAAAAAACCTGTTAATAGAATCTTAA
- a CDS encoding Y-family DNA polymerase: MVNSNQKSKKVIFLLDMDAFYAGCHMANNQKIKDKNLIVSSPNRRSIILTASYNARRFGIKAGMPLFQAEKLCKDLYIVHTDFQLYINFSEKVFDLIFNKYTKKIEVASIDECYIDVTNIWRRFGSVRKLAQTIIDDIKNSFDLSCSIGVSTNKFLAKMAVDFKKPSGISILLEKDIETKIWPLEIKNMFMVGEATERILVENNIKTIKDLAFSNKDFIYKILGKRGITLWNWANGISDDELLQTNNDLKSIGNEMTLNYTTTNYNELESLIFELSSKVSDRAKKRFLIGSVISINLKCLNNLDKNVYSKQERKKHISKQEKIINPTNDVEQIFTVAKRCFYDLWEGEPVLLIGVRLSNLTNKINSFVQQEINEWNEEKFKDLYSKVNKDLIYDLKNKYGKEVIFTGNTLQMHKEKNVSQSKYIKKDDMHLSNDQIINKWKKGNEDYN, from the coding sequence ATGGTAAATAGTAATCAAAAAAGTAAAAAAGTAATTTTTTTATTAGATATGGATGCGTTTTATGCTGGATGTCATATGGCTAATAACCAAAAAATAAAAGATAAAAATCTTATTGTAAGTTCTCCTAATAGAAGATCGATAATATTAACAGCAAGTTACAATGCAAGAAGGTTTGGTATAAAAGCAGGAATGCCATTATTTCAAGCTGAAAAATTATGCAAAGACTTATACATTGTACACACAGATTTTCAATTATATATAAATTTCTCAGAAAAAGTTTTTGATTTAATATTTAATAAGTATACAAAAAAAATAGAAGTAGCTTCGATTGATGAATGTTATATAGATGTCACTAATATATGACGAAGATTTGGAAGTGTAAGAAAGTTAGCTCAAACAATTATTGATGATATAAAAAATAGTTTTGATTTAAGTTGTTCAATTGGTGTTAGTACAAATAAGTTTCTTGCAAAAATGGCAGTTGATTTTAAAAAACCTTCTGGAATAAGTATTTTACTTGAAAAAGACATAGAAACAAAAATTTGACCATTAGAAATAAAAAATATGTTCATGGTTGGCGAAGCAACAGAGAGAATACTAGTAGAGAATAATATAAAAACAATTAAAGACTTGGCATTTTCTAATAAAGATTTTATATATAAAATATTAGGAAAACGTGGTATTACATTATGAAATTGAGCAAATGGTATAAGTGATGATGAATTACTTCAAACAAATAATGATTTAAAATCAATAGGGAATGAAATGACTCTTAATTATACAACCACAAATTACAATGAACTAGAATCACTAATTTTTGAATTATCATCAAAAGTATCTGATAGAGCTAAAAAAAGATTTTTAATTGGTTCTGTAATATCAATAAATTTAAAATGTCTTAATAATTTAGATAAGAATGTATACTCTAAACAAGAGAGAAAAAAACATATCTCTAAACAAGAAAAAATAATTAATCCTACAAATGATGTTGAACAAATTTTTACAGTCGCTAAAAGATGCTTTTATGATCTTTGAGAAGGAGAACCTGTGTTATTGATTGGGGTAAGGTTGTCTAACCTTACAAATAAAATTAATAGCTTTGTTCAACAAGAAATTAACGAATGAAACGAAGAAAAGTTTAAAGATTTATATTCAAAAGTGAACAAAGATTTAATTTATGATTTAAAAAATAAATATGGAAAAGAAGTTATTTTTACTGGAAATACATTGCAAATGCATAAAGAGAAAAATGTATCACAATCAAAATACATCAAAAAAGACGATATGCATCTATCAAATGATCAAATAATAAATAAATGAAAAAAGGGGAATGAAGACTATAATTAG
- a CDS encoding TlyA family RNA methyltransferase, with translation MKERLDQILLNLDFVENKNKARSLIMDGKVIVNNEKITKPGTMFNKEKIKININHEEMEFVSRAGKKLDAAIKKWKINLNGKVCLDIGSSTGGFTDCCLQNNASYVFAVDVGTNQLDWKLRNDNRVCSLENTNFRYIKKEMVNKEIDFFCCDVSFISISKILEPLSKLIQNDTTGVVLIKPQFECDKEDVKNGKINSKESHIKAITRVIEYAKINGFSIKDIYWSPILGNKKKNIEYICYIIKKNDLNYNLSNVENLVKECWTNFYGK, from the coding sequence ATGAAAGAAAGGCTAGATCAAATATTGTTAAATTTAGATTTTGTAGAAAACAAGAACAAAGCTAGAAGTTTAATAATGGATGGTAAAGTCATAGTAAATAATGAAAAAATTACTAAACCAGGAACAATGTTTAATAAAGAGAAAATAAAAATAAATATTAATCATGAAGAAATGGAATTTGTAAGTAGGGCAGGAAAAAAACTAGATGCAGCAATTAAAAAATGAAAAATTAATTTAAATGGTAAAGTGTGTCTTGATATTGGTAGTTCAACTGGTGGTTTTACAGATTGCTGTTTACAAAATAATGCTAGTTATGTTTTTGCAGTTGATGTTGGAACAAACCAATTAGACTGAAAATTAAGAAATGACAATAGGGTATGTTCATTAGAAAATACTAATTTTAGATATATAAAAAAGGAAATGGTAAATAAGGAAATTGATTTTTTTTGTTGTGATGTAAGTTTTATATCTATTAGCAAAATTTTAGAACCACTTTCAAAACTTATACAAAATGATACAACTGGTGTAGTTTTAATAAAACCTCAATTCGAGTGTGATAAAGAAGATGTAAAAAATGGGAAAATTAATTCGAAGGAATCACATATTAAAGCAATTACAAGAGTAATTGAATATGCAAAAATAAATGGATTTTCAATAAAGGATATATATTGATCTCCTATATTAGGTAATAAAAAGAAAAATATAGAATATATATGTTATATTATTAAAAAGAATGATTTAAATTATAACCTATCAAATGTTGAAAATCTAGTGAAAGAATGTTGAACGAATTTTTATGGTAAATAG